The DNA window GGAGAGAGTCACCACCACACCTCCCGCCGGGGCGGGACCATTCAGTGTGACGGTTCCGGTACTGGTCCCCAGTAGGCCGAGAACCGAGGGCGAGAGATTCAGTCCGGTGAGAATCGCAGGGTTCACCGAAAGATTCACCGAGACCGGAGCGCACCCGTTCAGGACACCCTGGATGACGGAACTGAGGAGTACGCCCACCGGGGAAGTCGCGATCGAGAAATTCGCCGTGTTCGAGCCCTGGGGCACCAGGATCGATGCCGGACCGGAGACTCCTAGTCCCGTGTAAAGCAGCGGAACGGAAAGCCCACCCGCAGGAGCCGGTCCGGTGAGTGTCACTGTTCCCGAAAGTCCCTGCCCGCCCAAGACCGAGTTGAGAGATAGATTCAGGCCACTGAGACAAGGGGCCAGAACATTCAGCATTTGAGACACGGTATTCGCGCTCGTCGCACTGATCAGCGCATTGGCAGAACTCGCGACGGCCAAAGTGGATACGGCAAAGTTCGCGCTGGTGGCGCCGGCTGGAATCGTAAGACTCCCCACCACAGTCGCTGCGGCATTCCCGCTCTGGAGATTGACCGTTGCCCCTCCCACCGGGGCCGGGGCCGTGAGCGTCACCGTCCCCGTCGTTGCTGTTCCGCCCGTGAGGGAAGACATAGAAAGAGAGACCGAAGCAAGAGAGACCAGTTGGGGCCCGGCAGGGTTCACGGTCAGGCTGGCGGTTTTGGAGTTTCCAGTCGACGCAGCAGTGATGGTGGCCGTTTGCGGACTACCTGGATTCGTGGTGGTGATCGAAAAGCTGCCGCTGAGTTGCCCCGCAGGAATTGTGATGGAGGACGGTACCGTAGCTACCGCCTGGTTGCTGGACAGGCTGATGATAACCCCACCCGAAGGTGCAGCCACAGCAAGGGTGACAATTCCCGTACTCGATGCTCCGCCGCTCACACTGGACGGACTCACCGAAAGGCCAGAGACCAGGGGATTGAGGAGTTGGAGATTGACATCAATCCCGCCACACGGGGAACTGGTCAGTGCGGTGAGGGTAGACCCGATCAGGGAAAGCAGATTGCTCACCGAGAGGCTGATCGTCGTGGAAGTCTGGCCCGCAGGAACCGTCGCGCTTCCGATATTGGTGGAACCCGCCACAAACTGGATGGGGAGCCCACCCGCAGGTGCCGGGCCAGTCAGACTCACAGCGCCATTCAGAAGTCCGTTTCCACTGAGCAAATCCGTAATGCTCACCGACAAGTTCAGCGAACTGACGCAGGGGGGCGTCAGGGTCAAACTCGCCGAAGTACTGTTCGCCGAAGTTGCCGTAATCGAGACGCTGGTTGACAATCCGACAGGGGTCGTAGTGATCGCAAAGCTTCCACTCGACTGCCCCGCAGCAATCGTCAGGGACGGAGAAACAGCAGCCGCGCCATTGTTGCTGGCAAGAGTAATTGCCGCACCGCCTGTCGGCGCCGGCGCGGATAAGGTCACCGTACCTGTAGCCCCATTTCCACCGAGCACGCTGGCCGGCGAGATGCTGACAGAACCAATTGCGACAGAGCCCGGACCGGCTGCATTGATGTGCAGCCCCGCCTGAACGCTATTCGCCGAGCTAGCCGTGATCTGCAAGTTGGTCGCCGTGCCCACAGCCGTGGTCGACACGGTGAAGTTTCCCGAGGAGGAGCCAGCCGGGATGATGATGCTGGCAGGAACCGTTGCCGCCACATTGCTGCTCGCAAGAGTAACCAGAATGCCACCTGCAGGAGCCACACTGGCGAGGCTCACCGTGCCGGTAGAACTCGCTCCACTTTCAACAGTGGCGGGAGAGAGAGAGACCCCGGACAAGTTGCCTTGGCCTGCGGTCGCCGCATTGATGGTCAAACCGGCGGAGACCGTGTTTGCGGAGGTTGCGGTGATGCTCAATGTCGTGGTTGACCCCACAGCCGTCGTGGTTACCGTGAAGCTTCCACTACTGGCGCCGGCAGCAATGGTGAGACTCGGCGGTACCGTCGCGGCCGCATTGCTACTCGTCAAAGTCACCAATACGCCTCCCAGCGGCGCGGCTGTAGCCAAAGTGACTGTGCCCGTGGAACTCGCGGCGCTGGCAACTGTCGAAGGAGAAAGCGTGACCCCAGCAATCGATCCCTGCCCCGCAGTCGCGGCGTTGATCGTCAATCCGGCCGTTGCCGTATTCGCAGAACTGGCCGTGATCGTCAGCGCCGTGGTCGTAGCAACAGCGCTTGTCGTCACCGGGAAGGTGCCGGAACTGGAACCGGCTGCAATCGTCAGACTGGCCGGAACCGTCGCGGCCGGATTACTGCTGGCGAACGTCACAAGAATTCCGCCAATCGGTGCGGCAGTCGCCAGAGTGACCGTACCGGTGGCACTGCCGCCACTGGCAACCGTCGCAGGAGATACGGAGAGAGCAGAGAGAGCGCCCTGACCGGCAGTTGCAGCCTGAATTGTCAGGGAAGCCGATATACTATTCGCCGAGCTTGCCGTAATACTCACGACAGTCGTAGAGGCAACGGCAGTGGTCGAGACCGTAAAGGAACTGGACGAGGCCCCTGCCGGGATGGTCAGGCTCGCAGGAACGGTTGCCGCAGGATTGCTGCTCGACAAGTTGACCAATATGCCGCCGACCGGTGCCGGAGCCGCCAAGCTGACAGTTCCATTCGCACTGGCGCCACTGGCAACTGACGCCGGAGAGAGGGAGAGACCTGAGAGGTTGCCCTGCCCTGCCGTCGCTGCGTTGATCGCCAGATTGGCCGTGAGACTATTCGTCGAAGATGCCGTAATCGTCACAGCGGTGTTGGATCCCACTGCCGTTGTCGCCACGGCAAAACTGCCAGTCGAGGAACCCGCTGGAATGACGAGACTGGCAGGAACCGTGGCCGCGGGATTACTGCTCGATAAGGTCACCAGGATCCCACCGGCCGGCGCAGGAGAACCAAGACTGACGGTACCGGTCGAACTCGCACCGCTGGCCACGGTGGAGGGAGACAGCGAGACTCCGGAGAGCGTCCCTTGGCCTGCCGTCGCGGCATTGATGGTCAAGGAAGCGGACACACTATTCGCCGAAGTTGCCGTAATGCTGAGCGTGGTTGCCGTACTTACCGCGGTCGTCGAGACCGCAAAAGTACCAGACGAGGCGCCAGCAGCAATGACGAGTGTGCCAGGAACCGTGGCGGCAGCGTTGCTGCTGGCCAGCGTAACGAGGATGCCGCCGGTGGGAGCCGGAGCAGCTAGTGTCACGGTGGCAGTTGAAGCACCCCCGCTCGCCACCGTGGCTGGAGCAAGGGAGATTCCGGAGAGAGCACCCTGCCCCGCCGTGGCCGCATTAATCGTGAGCGCCGCACTCAGACTATTCGTTGAGCTTGCCGTAATCGTTACCGAAGCGGTTGCCCCCACGGCGGTCGTCGCAACGGTGAAAGTACCGCTGGAGGCTCCTGCCGGGATGAGCAAACTCCCCGGCAGCGTGGCCGCCGGGTTGTCACTCGCCAGAGTGACGAGAATACCTCCTGCTGGCGCCGGAGATCCGAGACTGACCGTACCGGCTGCACTTCCGCCGCTCGCAACCGTCGCCGGCAACAGCGAGATACCGGAGATCGTGCCCTGCCCCGCCGTCGCAGCGTTGATCGTCAGAGAAGCACTTGCCGCATTCGCCGAGTTCGCCGTGATGACAACGGTGGTTGTCGAGGCAACAGGTGTCGTCGTCACCGGGAAGCTCCCCGTCGACGCACCCGCCGGAATCACGATGCTCGCCGGAGTAGTGGCGGCACTCTGGTTGCTCCCAAGTGTGACAAGAACACCTCCTGCCGGGGCAGGAGACGCCAAAGTAACGGTGCCCGTTGCGGACCCACCGCTAGCGACCGTGACAGGCGCCAGAGACAGACCCGAGATCACACCCTGTCCTGCCGTTGCGGCATGGATGGTCAGGCTCGCAGTCTGCGCATTTGCCGAAGCAGCAGTAATGGTTGCCAGTGTCTCCGATCCCACCGCAGTCGTAGACACCGTAAAAGTGCCACTGGAAGAACCAGTCGGTATCACGATACTCGCCGGAAGAGTCGCAGAAGGACTGCTGCTCGACAGGCTGACCAACACTCCTGCTCCCGTCGCTGGCGTGGCCAAGCTCACCGTGCCAGTGGAAGAAGCGCCACTCGCAACAGCCGTCGGGGAAAGAGTGATCCCTGCAAGATTCGCCGTTCCAGGTCCGGAAGGCTGGATCGTCAAACTGGCAGATACGTTATTCGAAGAACTTGCCGCAATCGACACCGTCATCGCGGAGGAAACCGCCGTTGTCGCGATCGGAAAAGTTCCCGACAGAGCTCCCGCCGGGATCACGATGCTGGGGGCTAGGGTGGCGGCCGTTGCGCTGGAGGAAAGGTTGACCAGCACACCCCCACTTCCCGCGGGGGAGGCCAGTGTCACCGTGCCCGTCGCCGCGTTGCCTCCCGCCAGAGTGGCAGGAGAGATAGAAATTCCGGCAAGATTGCCCAAAGAGGGAGTGACGCTGCCGGGTTGAATCGACAACTGCACCGTCGCCGTATTCAAAGCCACGGCAGTAATTGTGGCGATGGTACTCGCCGTGACGGCAGAAGTTGCCACTTGCGTGCTCGCCGAAAGGCTTCCTTCTGGAACGACCAGGGCCGAGGGAATCGTTATCGCACCCGAGTTCGTACTGAGATAGACAGGAACACCACCGCTCCCGGCAGGTGCGAGAAGCGTCACGGTGAGAACACTAGTTCCCCCTCCAGAAACAGAACTTGGAGACAGAACCAAACTCTGGATACTGCCCGTTGCGAGACCAGCACGGATCTCAACCATCGCAGACACCTGATTGAGACTGGATGCCGTAATCGTCGCAATCGCGAAGCTACTGACAGGCTTCGTCCCGATGGCAAAGGCCACAGAACTTTCTCCGGCAGCAAAGGAGACCGAGGCCGGTGGGGTCGCAGCGCCGTTGTTGCTCTGCAACGTGACGGTAGCGCCCCCCGGCCCTGCCGGAGCGGCAAGCGTCAGGAGCCCCGCCAGTGGATTGCCTCCAATCTCGCTCGACGGAGTAATCTGAAGCGACTGCAGCGTCACCTGCGAGGACCCTGAGGAGGGAAGCACTTGGAAAGAAGTCGAGGCGCTCAAAGTCCCTGCGCGGGTGCTCACCTGGACGACCTGACCGGCCGCATTGGCCGGAACCTGTACCAGGAAGGTGGCGTAAATCTCACCCGCCGGAATCACCACTTGCGAGGCCAACAGAACCGGGAGCCCGTCCGAGCTCAGTTGAACGGTAACCGGCTGGGACAGGTCGCGGCCCCGGAGGGTTACGACACCTGTCATCGACTCGCCCGCAGTCAAAGACTCACGAGGGAAGCTGACATGGAGAACCGCCTTCTCCGGATCCTCTGCCGCCGGAATGAAGACCGAGCCTGATACACTGCCTCCCGGGCTCGTCGCCGTCAGCGTCACCAGCTTCCCGGCAAGCTCTGGCCCTGGGGTAAAGCGAAAAGAAACATGATCGGCACCCGGAGGAATCGTCAAAACGGGCGGCAGATCCAGTCCGGGAAGCGAAGCACTCAGGGTGAAATCACGGGCAATCTGAAGCGCACAACCCACAGATAAAGTCACCGTCACCTCGGCCGCGGAGGCATTGGAGGCCCGGGTGAAGGTCAGCGCTGTGGGTCCTTCACAATTTGTAATAATCTTGCGCAGACGGTTGTTGAGAGAGTCTGCAATGAGAATCGATCCATCGGCTTGCGTCGCCAGCCCGGCCGGTGCATGGAAACGAGCTTCCAGCGCCGACGCCCCATCGCCAGAATAGCCAGCGCTTCCGGATCCTGCAATTGGGTTTACCAGACACGTCGAGTCCATGGCCACGATGCGGTTCGTCACCGAATCGGCGATCCACAGCGTCCCGGCGGCATCAAAAGTGATGCTCGAAGGCCGTCCAAATCCGGCATCAAGAGGAGCGCAGGCCGTCTTCTGATCGCCCTCCAGGCCAGAGCCGACCATGGTGCGAATTGTTCCCGTTGCTTCGATCCGGCGGATGCGGCGGTTGCCGGAGTCCGAAACAAAAACGGCGTTGTCCGCCGCCACCGCAATTCCATTCGGAGAATCGAGTTGCGCAAGATAGCCACTTCCACCGTCTCCCGAGTATCCCTTCACTCCAGTCCCAGCAACCAGGGAAAGCATCCCATCGGCGCTCACCTTGACCACCCGGTGCGTGAGAGCATCCGCAATCAGGATGGCGCCATAGCGGTCCACCGTAACAGCGACTGGCGAAGACAGCTTCGCCGTGCTCGCCAGGACACCAAAACCAGAATCACCCGCAATCCCAGATCCGGCAAAAGCACGGATGATCCCATTCTTTGCGATAACCCGCACACGATGGTCTTCGCTGTCGGCAACATATAAGTTTCCAATCCGGTCAAAGGCCAAGGCACTGGGGCTACGGAAACTCGCCTGCTTGGCTGGTCCGCCATCGCCCGCACTCCCTACTTGCCCGGAGCCGTAAGGCGTCGACACCGTGCCATCCCGGTCGATGCGGCGAATCACGTGCGAGCCCACTTCTGCAATGAAAATATTCCCGTCAGCGTCGACGGCCACCGCCGAGGGCAAGTTCAGAGAAGCCAAGGACGCGCGGCCGCCATCGCCGGTGGTCGCTGCCGAGCCAGTCCCGGCCACAGTGGCCACCTGAAAATGGATCGGATTCTCGCTGGTCGGAATGAGGAGACCAGCAGCGGCAATCAAGCTGACGACATTGGACTGCGTCCCCGCAATCGTGGCGCGCAGCCTCACCAACCCGGCCGACTGCAACTCCTCGGGAAGAATTACATTGAGTTGATCCAGCCCGGCAAAAAGAGGAGCTGGCCCCGCATACTCCACAACCAGATCACGGCTCAAACCCTCTCCATAGGACGCCACAATGGAAACCGCCGAGGCGACATTCGCCTCTCCTCCGGCGGGATCCGCCGCAAAGCGAAAGCCTGTTCCAAACAGGGCAAGCCTCGTACGTTTGTCCGTTCCCGGATAGCTCGCAGCAAAGGACTGAAAAGGCTCCAGCGTAAAGTGAACAGCATCCAGAACCGCGGCGCGATCAGAACGGAGACATGGCAGGGTAAAGAGTCCTGGAGCGTATCTGGCAATCACAACGGATCCGCGAAACTCCGTTGCCAGCGCAGCCGACGTCACCACCACTGGCTGCTCTCCCGGCTGGATAGCACTCGGCACCACAAAATTGACTTGCGTCGGGGAGACGTAGACCAGACGCGCAGGAACGCCGCCGACCGTGAGGCTCACGCCTTCAAGGGCCAGAGGCAATTTTCCATTTGCGTCCAGTTGCGCGGAGGCCGACGTTTTCGACAATCCAGTGCCAAACAGAGTGGCCAGGGACTCCGGAGCAACTACTTTCTGATAGTTCGCCGAAGATACAATCTGCACCGTAGAGGCTGCCTGCAACTGGCTTCCCCCAGAGTGACTTCCCAATATCATCAACAAGAGCCAATAAAGAAAGGTCTTCTTAGACACCGATGCTACGGTCGTAGGAATGCCACCAATCTGGAAATACATACTTATCACTAAACTGGTATCGACCCTAACAACTGTAGCGATCTTGATTCCCGTCAATGAGAGTAAAAATTTAAGGAATTTTTTTTGAGAATTTCACACAGACTGCCAAGTGATTGACTGGTATCCAGTAAAACTTAAACGGCGATTGAATCCGCGGGGACTGCCGTGGCCACTCGATACAAGGCCGCAGCGTCAATGGTCAGAATGGGCCATTTCGCTGCCGTAATCACATTTTCATTCCGGAAGCGGTGGAGAAGCCGATTGGTGTGTTCCGGCGAGAGGCGGAGATAGCTGGCGAGTTCCACCTGCGGGATCGGAAAGGTCAGGCGCCAGATCGCGCCATCGACCGAGAGTCCGAAGGACATCAAAAACTGCTGCAGAAAAAGGGCCAGCCGCTGGACTGGACTGAGACTGAAGAAGCAGGCTTCACGTTGCACAAGAGCGTCTAGCTCCAGGGCATAGTTCAGCGCCACCTGTTTCATCAATTGCTCCCGCTGCACCGCATCCAGGGCTGCAAAGGCACTCAAGGTAATGGTTCGAATCCGGCAATCAGACAGCGTGGTCGCAGTCAGAACCGGCGCTACGGCATGTGTCAGTGCAACGCCACCAACCAGCCAACCTGTGGAGCGGTAGCCCAGTAGAAATCCATTCCGATTCGCCTTCGCACTGACCCGCACCACACCTTCTTCAATATAGGCCGCAACCGCTCCGTTCTTTTTACTGAGAACCGGACTGCCAGCTCCCACAAACGAGGGAGCGCTAAATCCAGGAACTACCGCAACAGGAGGAAGGGAGAGAATAATAGCCGGTGTACCGGCCACTAGTTTCTGGCCCTCAACTGCCGGAGAATCTCGCCATTTCATCTGAAACACAAGCTACCCTCAAAATCCGTTGCGCAATTCGATTGTAATCTCATCTGAGATCGAATCTAATGCTTTTTTCATAGATCCACTCAATTTAGGTAATTTTCCCAACAAACCATACTGTATGATCCTATCCTTATACAACCGATCCACTAAGGAATTGCGTGATATCTCAAAGCGAGAGACAGACTCGAGCGTATCGGGCTACGAGTGAGAGCATCTACGGAGAGATATGATGGTGGCGGTTTGCTATGAAGCTTCTTCCACTCGTCCTTCTCACTGCTCTCGGACTCATGGCGCAAAACGCAATCACTCCGGGCCGCTTCCACGTCGAACATCCGACTCTCCGGAATCTCGGCTTTGAATGGCCGATCCAAGGCGACGCCAATCGGAATGCGACCGTCTCTGTGCGATACCGCGCGGAAGGCTCCAGCACCTGGCGAGAGGCGCTCCCCTTGGTGCGGATCGGAGGAGAAAATGTCTTCCGCCGCCGCGAGAATCTGGACTACTTTGTGCCGGACGGCTTTGCCGGCAGCATTCTCAACGTGGAACCTGGAACGACCTACGAGTGTGAATTCAAGATGAGCGATCCCGATGGAGTGCAAGGAACAGCCATCCAAACGGTGAAGGTCACCACGCGCACGGAGCCACAGCCCTATCAAGGCGGGAGAGTGCTTCATGTCTACGCCCCCGACTATAAAGGGGATCGCATCGAGCCCAGCTTCACCAGTGTTCTCGAAGCCTATTATGGAGCCGGTCTCGGCGATTGGAGCGTCGTCTGGGAACGGAGGGCACAGCCCGGGGATACCATCCTGCTCCATGCCGGACTCTACAAGCCAGAGCGCTTGAACTACGTCGACCCGATGATGACGCCCTTTGATGGCACCATGTCCCTTACCTTGAAGGGCACCAAAGAGAAACCGATTACGATCAAAGCCGCCGGCGATGGAGAAGTCGTGTTCGATGGCGACAACAATGGACGGCTGTTCGAGGTCATGGCAACTGAGCACCATATCTTCGAAGGCCTGACCTTCCGCAATACCGGCGTCGTCTTCATGGCCGGACAGAAAGAAGTGACAGGCGCCATTGGCCTGACCGTAAAGAATTGCCGCTTCGAAAATATCGGCTTCGGGGTCTGGACCGAGTATGCGGGCTCCAATGACTTCTACATCGCGGACAATCTGTTCCTTGGCAAAGATGACCGCTTCCGGTTGGTCGGATGGACCGGATCGCGCTGGCCCAGTGCGGGCCCCTATGGCTCCCACCAGATGGTGAGCTATTACGCCATCAAGGTCTACGGAACCGGGCATGTGATTGCAAGAAATGCCATTGCCTACTTCCACGACGCGATCGGCATCTCCACCTACGGAACGCCGGAGAAAGATCCCGACCGGCGCGCCAGTTCAATCGACATCTACGGCAACGACATGCACATGCTGAACGATGATTTTGTCGAGACCGACGGAGGCGTACACAATGTCCGGGTCTTTGAGAATCGCGGCATCAATGCAGCGCAGGGCGGATACAGCTCCCAACCTGTGTTTGGAGGGCCAGTCTACTTCTTCCGGAACATCCTATATCACCAACCCACCGGCGTTGCCTTCAAGTTCTCCGCCAAACCGGCAGGGCTCTTCGTCTTCCACAACACGATCATTGGCGAACAAGTGGTGAAAGATCCCTCGTCCAATATGCACTACAAGAACAACCTCTTCCTCGGCCGTGATACGCCAGAACGCGGCATCATGAGCTGGGCCAATGCGACGGATACATACAGCACGGATTACAACGGCTATCGCCCCAACAAGGGAGTTGCCATGCAGTACCAATGGCTCGGCCCGGCCAAGGGGAAGACCGCATACGAACCCAAGCCGGAGGAATGGAAAAGCTTTGCGACCCTCGCAGAGTTTCGCGCGGCAACCGGGCAGGAGAAGCATGGCCTGGAAGTCGACTTTGACATCTTCGTAAAACTCGCGCCACCCGACCCCACCAAACGGCATGCGGTTTACCATGCGATGGATCTGAACTTCCAGTTGAAGCCAGGAAGCAAAGCGGTGGATGCAGGTGTGGCGATCCCGACAGTCAATGAAGGCTTTGCCGGAAAAGCTCCCGATCTGGGAGCCTTAGAAGTGGGAAAACCTGCGTTGAAGTATGGTCCAACTTGGCTGACATGGGCCCCGTTCTATCGATAGACTGAAGGAGCCTCAAGCTCTTTGTTTTTTGAAACTCGAAGAGCAGCGAAAACAGAGGGAGGCATCTGAGTTATGTTTGATTTCCTCCCCAAACCCCTGCAACATCTTCCTCGTTATCTCCTCATCACAGCAGCCGCCATTTGGCGGCGATTGATGTTTCGCACGACTTTTATTGCCATTTCGGGCAGCGTGGGAAAGACGACAGCCAAAGAGGCGATCGCGGATGTGCTGGCTACGCGATACCGCACGGTGCGCACGGCCGGAAGCGACAATCATTTTTCAGGACTCAGCTTCTCGCTATTCCGCGTCCGTCCGTGGCATCATTATGCCGTCTTAGAGATTGGGCTCGATCGGCCGGGACAGATGAAGATGCTCGCTAGGGTCGCCAAGCCAGACATTGCCGTGTGGACCAACGTCGCCAGAACCCACATGATGCACTTCAAGACACTGGAGACGATAGCCGAAGAGAAAGCCGATCTCATACGCTCCTTACGGCCAGGAGGTGTCGCGATTCTCAATCGCGACAATCCATACATTGCCAGCTATCCGGTACCCGATGGCTTGAAGACGATCTACTATGGCACAGGCGAAGAGGCTGAATTCCGAGGCCATCAGGCGGAAAGCCATTGGCCAGACCGGCTGCGATTTCGACTCTCGCACGGGAGCGAAGAGCATCTCATTCAGACGCGCTTTCTCGGAACTCACTGGCTGCCAAGCCTGCTCCCCGCATTTGCGATTGCAAAGTTGACAGGGATTGCAATCGATGAGGCAGCGGCTGCAATTTCCAGCATGGAGCCGTCGCCAGCTCGATTGTCCGTGGCAAGCGCTCCCAATGGAGCCATCTTTCTGAGGGATGAACGGAATGGTTCGGTGGACACTCTCCAAGTGGCACTGGATGTGCTCGAGGCGGCACAGGCAGAGCGCAAAATCATTGTCTTCAGTGATGTGTCCGATTCGAAAGGCAAGCCCAAAAAGCGAATTGCGGATCTTGGGAAAATTGCAGCCCGGATCGCCCATGCAGCGGTCTTTATTGGGGATCATTCCCAGGCTGGCGTCGAGGCAGCCATCGCAGCAGGGATGCCCGTGGAACAAGCATGGAGCTTCTACACCGTAGAAGATGCCGCCATACATCTCCAACACGAGGCGAGAGCAGGCGACTTCATTCTGCTGCGGGGCCGCAACAGCGACCACCTCTCACGGATCTACCTCGCAACACGGGGCGAGGTGAAGTGCTGGAGAGAGTCCTGCCACAAGAGCATCCTCTGTGATGAGTGCCCTGAACTTCGCAATCCCAAGCCAGTTTCCTAGCGGCTCGTCCTATCGATGAGCGCCCAGGATCAATAATGCGCCAAGGCCCGTGATCGTAATCGCAATGGAAATCACAAAGAGGTCGCGCACCAGATCACGATCCTGCGTCTCCCGGTAAATGATCGGAAGATTGACCAGCGTACTCGCAATCGAGGCGGCTACGGTGGAAACAGCAGCAATTCCGGGTGTCGCGTGCCCATGCTCGGCCAGGCTGGCAACCGCGGCCGTAGAACTCGCACTGCTCGCCAGGC is part of the Bryobacter aggregatus MPL3 genome and encodes:
- a CDS encoding Mur ligase family protein → MFDFLPKPLQHLPRYLLITAAAIWRRLMFRTTFIAISGSVGKTTAKEAIADVLATRYRTVRTAGSDNHFSGLSFSLFRVRPWHHYAVLEIGLDRPGQMKMLARVAKPDIAVWTNVARTHMMHFKTLETIAEEKADLIRSLRPGGVAILNRDNPYIASYPVPDGLKTIYYGTGEEAEFRGHQAESHWPDRLRFRLSHGSEEHLIQTRFLGTHWLPSLLPAFAIAKLTGIAIDEAAAAISSMEPSPARLSVASAPNGAIFLRDERNGSVDTLQVALDVLEAAQAERKIIVFSDVSDSKGKPKKRIADLGKIAARIAHAAVFIGDHSQAGVEAAIAAGMPVEQAWSFYTVEDAAIHLQHEARAGDFILLRGRNSDHLSRIYLATRGEVKCWRESCHKSILCDECPELRNPKPVS
- a CDS encoding Crp/Fnr family transcriptional regulator, whose product is MKWRDSPAVEGQKLVAGTPAIILSLPPVAVVPGFSAPSFVGAGSPVLSKKNGAVAAYIEEGVVRVSAKANRNGFLLGYRSTGWLVGGVALTHAVAPVLTATTLSDCRIRTITLSAFAALDAVQREQLMKQVALNYALELDALVQREACFFSLSPVQRLALFLQQFLMSFGLSVDGAIWRLTFPIPQVELASYLRLSPEHTNRLLHRFRNENVITAAKWPILTIDAAALYRVATAVPADSIAV